The Geminocystis sp. NIES-3708 genomic sequence TGGTCAATTCTGTCCCACAGGTATAGCAAGATGCAATATAACCTCTTTTTTCTAAAACTATTGCTAAAGCTTGAAGATTCATCACTAAATCTTTCACAAATTCTCTATACTGATGTGCTAATCGAATAAACATTGATTCCTCCTTATGACACCATTCAATCTTCTCAGATTCTTAATATTTTTTTAAGATTTCTTTTTTAGATTATATGATATATTTTCCAAAAAGTGCAAAACTACTTAATATAGTTCTTTTAATAGCATATCCCAATTCTCAAAATAGTGGATAATATTAGACTCAAAACCAAGATTTTAAAATTCAAAACTCCTTTAGGAAGGAGTCTAAAAATTTAATATCAGTTCTGTTGTCATAAAATACTTAATTCTTAATTGCTAGTTTAGACTCTACAGTTAGAGAATTTGTTCCTGCAATTTCAATGTAAGATTGACGAATTTCAGTATTTACGGCTATGGTTTTCGCATCATAAAGTTGGGTAGCTAATTTTGGATAAAAACCAATACTGATAATTAAGGCTAAAAAACAAGCGGCAATAAATATTTCTCTCGGCTTTGCATCTTCGTAAACCGCTTCACTGGGTAAAACACAATTAGTACCAAAGCATACCGCAGGATCATTATCAAAGTTTTCATTGATTTTCGTGTCCCCAATGGTACACATTTGAATTTTGTTAGTGCCATAAAACAATTGTCTTAACATCGATAATAGATAAATAGGAGTTAAAATTAAACCTACTGCACTGAGAAAAATTGTTACCGTGCGAAAAGTTGAATCATAAATATCGCTATTACTAAAACCGATAAAAACGGCTAATTCACTCACAAATCCACTCATACCGGGTAAAGCCAAAGAAGCCATTGCACCCGCTGTAAATAAGGCGAATACTTTAGGCATTGCTTTGCCTATATCTCCCATTTCATCTAAGAACATGGTGTGTGTGCGATCATATGTTACCCCTGCAAGGAAAAATAATAATGAGGCTATTAAACCATGAGATAACATTTGTAACATTGCACCACTTATACCTAAGTCGGTAAAAGAAGCAATTCCGATTAAAACAAAACCCATGTGAGACACGGAAGAATAGGCTAAACGCCGTTTCATATTAGTTTGACCAAAAGAAGCAAAACCACCATACACTATGTTCACAACCCCTAAAATAACGAGTACAGGAGCAAAATAAATATGGGCTTCAGGTAATAAGCCTAAATTAAGGCGAATTAAACCATAACCTCCCATTTTTAACAAAACTCCAGCTAATATCATTGATACAGGAGAGGATGCTTCACCATGAGCGTCAGGTAGCCATGTATGGAGAGGGAAAACTGCCAATTTGACACCAAAGGCAATTAATAAACCACCGTAGAGTAAAACCTCTAATCCGATGGGATATTCTTTTAATCCTAATGTCACCATGTCGAAGGTGATTTCTCCACCGCCATATAACGCCATGCCTAAACCTGCTACGAGGATAAAAATAGAAGCTAAGGCAGTATAAAGCAAAAATTTGGTGGCGGCGTAACGTCTTTTTTGTCCACCCCAGATAGATACTAATAAATATACGGGAACTAATTCTAATTCCCACATAATAAATAATAACAAAATATCTTGGGCAACAAATACGCCAATTTGTGCAGAATATAACAGTAACATTAAAAAGTAAAATAAACGTGGTTTACGATCTACTTGCCATGCTGAAAACATCGATAAAGTAGTCACTAAACCAGCTAAAAGCACTAAAGGCATGGATAAACCATCTACCGAAACTGACCAACTTAAGCCAAGTTGTGGAATCCAAGAATATTGTTCCACAAGCTGTAAACTAGCATTATTTGTATCGTAATGTTGCCAGAAAACGTAGCACATTAAAATAAAATCTATCAGCCCTACTCCTAAAGCATACCACCGAAGAGTTTTACCTTCTTTGTCTGGCACGAAGGGAATAAGCAGTGCAGCAAACACAGGAAAGGCAATTATTGCGGTAAGCCAAGGAAATTGATCCGCTATCATATTTACTTAAATATTAGTATTTAATTTTTAGTGTAATAATCATACTATATTTCGTTAACTTTTGTTAAAATTACCGAAATAATCAGTTTTGTCTGTTCATTGTTTATTGTTAATTCTTTATGTACGATTGTATTGTGGTCGGTTCTGGTCCTGCGGGGGGTACTGTTGGTTATCATTTGGCAAAAAAAGGACATTCAGTCTTAATTTTAGATAAAGCTCATTTACCTCGTTATAAGCCTTGTGGTGGTGGGGTTTCTTCTATTATTCAGGAATGGTTTGATTTTGATTTTACTCCTGCTATTTCTCTAAAAACTGAAACTGTTTATTGCACATGGGAACATGAAAAAGCGATCGCAGTCAATACGAAAGATTATCCTATTTGGATGGTGCGAAGGGACGTATTTGATTATTTTTTAGTACAAAAAGCTGTTAAACAAGGGGCAATTTTACAAGATAAAACCCAAGTAACTGAGATTGAATTTAAAGCTAATAAATGGATAGTAAAAACCCCTCATCAAGAATTTTATGGACGTTATCTTGTTGCTGCCGATGGTGCAAAAGGTAACATGCCTAAATTATTAGGTTTTCAAAAACAAAAAAAATTAGTAGCTGGTGCTTTAGAAATAGAAATCCCTTTTAAACATCCTTCTAATGAAACTTATTTTGAGTTTGGTTTAGTGCAACATGGTTATGCTTGGAATTTTCCAAAATCTGATGGTTATTCAATAGGCGCGGGAGTTTTTTCTCAACAGCGAAAAGCTCAAAACTATCATACAATTATTGGTAATTATGCTAGTTTATTTAATCTTACTCTTGATGATGCTACGGAGCATGGACATCCTATTGCTTTATGGAATGGAAATCAAAAATTACACACTGATAATGCAATTTTGGTTGGTGAAGCCGCTTGTGTAGTTGATCCTTTTACGGCTGAAGGAATTCGTCCATCTATTTTTAGTGGTTTAAAAGCCTCAGAAGCCATTCATAATGCCTTGGCAGGAGATATTAACGCCTTAGAAAAATATAGCGAAATTATGAGACAAGAATGGGGAAAAGAGATGATTTGGGCACAAAGATTATCACAAGTATTTTATCGTTTTCCTCGATTAGGTTATCAAGTGATGGAAAAACATCCTTCTTCTGTTAATACGATGACAAAAATTTTTAGTGGTCAATTAAACTACTCTCAAGTAGGACAAAAAGGTATTAATTTATTAAGTAAATTTTTTTAAATAATTGAACATAAACATACTATTTTCATGTTTAAAAATATCATTAATTTCAAGGATTATAATTTGACAGTTTCTCAACAAAAAAAAATACTGAGAAAAGAATTTATTACTCAACGTTTACAATTAACATCCCCTCAATGGCAAATAAAAAGTAATCGCCTATGTCAAAATTTACTTAATAGTGATATTTTTCATCAAGCAAAAGTTATCTTAAGTTATCTTAGTTTTAAACAAGAACCAGATTTAAGTTTATTACATCAACAATCTCACATTATTTTTGGTTTACCTCGTTGTCAAGGAAAAAATTTAGTCTGGTGTCAATGGCAATGGGGCGATAAATTAGAAAAAAACTGCTATGGTATCAATGAGCCTTTTTCTAATTCTTCTTTAATAGATGTTAATTCTGTTGATTTAATTCTAGTTCCATCGGTAATATGCGATCGTAATGGTTATCGATTAGGATACGGTGGCGGTTATTATGATCGGATGTTAGAATTACCCTCGTGGAAAAATATCCCAACTATCGGTATTGTTTTTGATTTTGCCTATGTGTCTGAGTTACCGAGAGAATCATGGGATAAACCATTAAATTATATTTGTACAGAATTGCAAATCACTAATCAACACAGAATTAGGGAACAAAATTAGTAAAATTCTCCGTCACAGGGTACAGTTTGTTAGACTAACAATCAGTGAAACTATAATATATTAAATGACAATGAATTTATTAAAAATTAACAATAGAGGTTTTTGGGCAACTTTAGCATTAACAACTACATTAGTAACGGGATTACCTCATCTTGTTTCCGCCCAAAGTAACCCCGGATTAACTCTTTTTAGTGGTGTTGATCGTCAAGATATACTTAATTATCATCTCGATTTTGGTGGTAAAGCAGGAGGATGGGATCGTTATCGTCTAAGAATTCCGGGTAAAAAAATTACCCAAGGAGTTTCTAAATTTTTTATTACCTATCCAGA encodes the following:
- a CDS encoding NAD(P)H-quinone oxidoreductase subunit 4, which encodes MIADQFPWLTAIIAFPVFAALLIPFVPDKEGKTLRWYALGVGLIDFILMCYVFWQHYDTNNASLQLVEQYSWIPQLGLSWSVSVDGLSMPLVLLAGLVTTLSMFSAWQVDRKPRLFYFLMLLLYSAQIGVFVAQDILLLFIMWELELVPVYLLVSIWGGQKRRYAATKFLLYTALASIFILVAGLGMALYGGGEITFDMVTLGLKEYPIGLEVLLYGGLLIAFGVKLAVFPLHTWLPDAHGEASSPVSMILAGVLLKMGGYGLIRLNLGLLPEAHIYFAPVLVILGVVNIVYGGFASFGQTNMKRRLAYSSVSHMGFVLIGIASFTDLGISGAMLQMLSHGLIASLLFFLAGVTYDRTHTMFLDEMGDIGKAMPKVFALFTAGAMASLALPGMSGFVSELAVFIGFSNSDIYDSTFRTVTIFLSAVGLILTPIYLLSMLRQLFYGTNKIQMCTIGDTKINENFDNDPAVCFGTNCVLPSEAVYEDAKPREIFIAACFLALIISIGFYPKLATQLYDAKTIAVNTEIRQSYIEIAGTNSLTVESKLAIKN
- a CDS encoding geranylgeranyl reductase family protein, whose product is MYDCIVVGSGPAGGTVGYHLAKKGHSVLILDKAHLPRYKPCGGGVSSIIQEWFDFDFTPAISLKTETVYCTWEHEKAIAVNTKDYPIWMVRRDVFDYFLVQKAVKQGAILQDKTQVTEIEFKANKWIVKTPHQEFYGRYLVAADGAKGNMPKLLGFQKQKKLVAGALEIEIPFKHPSNETYFEFGLVQHGYAWNFPKSDGYSIGAGVFSQQRKAQNYHTIIGNYASLFNLTLDDATEHGHPIALWNGNQKLHTDNAILVGEAACVVDPFTAEGIRPSIFSGLKASEAIHNALAGDINALEKYSEIMRQEWGKEMIWAQRLSQVFYRFPRLGYQVMEKHPSSVNTMTKIFSGQLNYSQVGQKGINLLSKFF
- a CDS encoding 5-formyltetrahydrofolate cyclo-ligase, with the translated sequence MTVSQQKKILRKEFITQRLQLTSPQWQIKSNRLCQNLLNSDIFHQAKVILSYLSFKQEPDLSLLHQQSHIIFGLPRCQGKNLVWCQWQWGDKLEKNCYGINEPFSNSSLIDVNSVDLILVPSVICDRNGYRLGYGGGYYDRMLELPSWKNIPTIGIVFDFAYVSELPRESWDKPLNYICTELQITNQHRIREQN